The proteins below are encoded in one region of Coffea arabica cultivar ET-39 chromosome 4c, Coffea Arabica ET-39 HiFi, whole genome shotgun sequence:
- the LOC113739275 gene encoding galactoside 2-alpha-L-fucosyltransferase-like: MANNSAAQMVFGITAEHNPSLERHVFPNPVDASGYMVMLWYKNGSLTREVSSVLKDSSSDGIWTLAYARLPDVKPPQKANFAAGDIIEQTTFRQPVEVPQDKLLGGLLPAGLDEKSCLSRYQSVLYRKKNIHQPSSHLISRLRNYESQHKRCGPYTESYNRTLKYLNSNQYNSSTGCNYVVWLSFSGLGNRILSLASAFLYALLTNRVLLVDRGLDIPDLFCEPFPDVSWLLPSDFPLTDKFSSFNQKSPESYGNMLKNNVFANSVSSSLPAYVYLHLVHDYDEHDKLFFCDQDQTVLQQVPWLILKTDNYFIPSLFLIPSFEQELHNLFPEKGTVLHHLCRYLLNPTNSVWGLITRYYNAYLATADEKIGIQIRVFEAGPGPYQYVSDQILACVIKENLLPQINKNLPIINPPGKPKIKAVLITSLSSGYFEALRNMYWEHPTITGEIIELCQPSHEVYQQTEKQMHNRKAWAEMYQLSLMDKLVTSSWSTFGYVAQSLGGLRPWILYKVENQTAPDPPCQRAMSMEPCFHAPPFYDCKRKIGTDTGKIVPNVQHCEDMSWGLKLFDG; this comes from the exons TATCCTCAGTTTTGAAGGATTCTTCTTCTGATGGCATCTGGACTCTTGCTTATGCTAGGCTTCCTGATGTTAAACCACCCCAAAAAG CGAATTTTGCTGCAGGGGACATTATAGAACAGACCACTTTTCGGCAGCCTGTTGAAGTACCTCAAGATAAGCTTCTAGGTGGCCTTCTTCCAGCAGGATTAGATGAAAAGTCGTGCCTTAGTAGGTATCAATCAGTCTTATATcgcaaaaaaaatatacatcaGCCTTCTTCTCATCTCATCTCTAGGTTACGAAACTATGAATCACAGCATAAACGATGTGGACCATACACGGAGTCCTACAACCGAACCTTGAAATATCTTAACTCTAACCAATACAACAGTTCCACAGGCTGCAATTATGTTGTCTGGCTTTCCTTCAGTGGTTTAGGAAACAGAATACTCTCTTTGGCATCTGCTTTCCTTTATGCACTCCTCACAAATAGAGTTCTACTTGTTGATCGTGGATTAGACATTCCAGATCTTTTCTGCGAACCATTTCCAGATGTATCATGGTTACTTCCCTCTGATTTCCCACTTACTGATAAGTTCAGTAGCTTCAATCAGAAATCTCCTGAGAGTTATGGGAATATGCTGAAAAATAATGTGTTTGCCAATTCAGTTAGTTCTTCACTGCCAGCATATGTCTATCTCCATCTAGTTCATGACTATGATGAACATGACAAGCTTTTCTTCTGTGATCAAGATCAAACTGTTCTCCAGCAAGTACCTTGGCTGATTTTGAAAACAgataattattttatcccttCTCTTTTTCTGATCCCATCTTTTGAGCAAGAATTACATAATCTCTTTCCAGAGAAAGGGACTGTCTTGCATCATTTATGCCGGTATCTCTTAAATCCAACAAACTCTGTTTGGGGGCTGATCACTAGGTATTACAATGCTTATTTAGCCACAGCAGATGAAAAGATAGGCATACAAATAAGAGTCTTTGAAGCAGGTCCTGGTCCATATCAGTATGTGTCAGATCAGATTTTGGCTTGTGTGATCAAGGAGAATCTGCTACCACAAATCAATAAGAACCTACCTATCATCAATCCACCTGGAAAACCAAAGATTAAAGCTGTGCTAATCACATCTTTGAGTTCTGGATACTTTGAGGCACTGAGAAACATGTACTGGGAACATCCCACTATCACAGGAGAAATCATTGAACTATGTCAGCCAAGTCATGAAGTGTATCAACAAACCGAGAAGCAGATGCACAATAGGAAAGCATGGGCAGAAATGTACCAGCTGAGCTTGATGGATAAGTTGGTCACAAGCTCATGGTCAACCTTCGGTTATGTTGCTCAAAGTCTTGGAGGATTAAGACCATGGATTCTTTACAAGGTCGAGAATCAGACGGCTCCAGATCCACCTTGTCAGCGTGCTATGTCGATGGAACCTTGTTTCCATGCCCCACCTTTTTATGAttgcaaaagaaaaataggGACTGACACAGGAAAAATTGTGCCTAATGTGCAACATTGTGAAGATATGAGCTGGGGTCTTAAACTTTTTGACGGATAA
- the LOC113739387 gene encoding galactoside 2-alpha-L-fucosyltransferase has translation MDCLEMTKLRSNFSNDNQIKPHEGPAKDTIFRSLEARCSENPIKVFGIFVGCFMGFFVMFSVLKNPSSSEARLLDSRPFGKGDAVVDIPKQNIVKRDNFPEPVEKPQDKLLGGLLPAGLDEKSCLSRYQSVLYRKQQSGRPSSHLISRLRGYEALHKRCGPFTDSYNRTLEYLKSSSHGEDTNSTGCKYIVWIQPIQGLGNRILSLASAFLYALLTDRVLLVDPGGYIPDLFCEPFPGVSWLLPSDFPIAEKFNSFDKKSPESYGNLLKTNVLHNSTLYSLPPFIYLHLLHDYDKGDMLFFCDQDQAILKEVPWMILKSNNYFIPSLFLIPSFEQELNDLFPEKGAVFHYLGQYLFHPTNSVWGLITRYYNTYLAKADEKIGIQIRVLETETGPFKYVLDQVLACVMKENLLPRVNEKEDLMVPYGRPKKSRAVLMTSLNSGYFEAIRDMYWEHPTITGEVIEVYQPSNEEYQHTENQMHNMKAWAEIYLLSLTDKLVTSAWSTFGYVAQSLGGLKPWILYMPENRTAPDPPCQHALSMEPCFHAPPTYDCKEKGGIDTSKLSPHVQHCEDRSWGLKLVDGDNRL, from the exons ATGGACTGTCTAGAGATGACAAAGTTGAGGAGCAACTTCAGTAATGATAACCAAATAAAGCCTCACGAAGGTCCTGCAAAAGACACCATTTTCAGGAGTCTAGAAGCAAGATGCTCTGAGAATCCAATCAAAGTATTTGGGATTTTCGTCGGTTGCTTCATGGGATTCTTTGTTATGTTCTCAGTATTGAAGAATCCTTCATCTTCTGAAGCCAGGCTTCTTGATTCCAGACCTTTTGGAAAAG GTGATGCTGTGGTTGATATTCCGAAACAGAATATAGTTAAAAGAGACAATTTTCCCGAGCCTGTTGAGAAACCACAGGATAAGCTTCTTGGTGGTCTTCTACCTGCAggattggatgaaaaatcatgtttaaGTAGGTATCAATCGGTCTTGTACCGCAAGCAACAAAGTGGCCGGCCTTCTTCCCATCTTATCTCTAGATTACGCGGATATGAAGCCTTGCATAAACGATGTGGACCATTCACAGATTCCTACAACAGAACTTTGGAATATCTCAAGTCAAGCAGCCATGGTGAAGACACCAATTCCACAGGTTGCAAGTACATTGTCTGGATTCAGCCAATCCAAGGTTTAGGAAACAGAATACTTAGTTTGGCATCTGCTTTTCTTTATGCTCTGCTAACAGATAGAGTCCTACTTGTTGATCCTGGTGGCTACATACCTGATCTTTTTTGTGAACCATTTCCTGGGGTTTCCTGGTTGCTTCCCTCTGATTTCCCAATTGCAGAAAAGTTCAATAGCTTTGACAAAAAATCTCCTGAAAGCTATGGTAATTTGCTGAAAACCAATGTTCTCCACAATTCAACTTTGTATTCACTGCCACCATTTATCTATCTCCATCTACTTCATGACTATGATAAAGGTGACATGCTTTTCTTCTGTGATCAAGATCAAGCTATTCTCAAAGAAGTACcttggatgattttgaagtCAAATAACTATTTTATCCCATCTCTCTTTTTGATCCCATCTTTTGAGCAAGAACTGAATGATCTCTTTCCTGAGAAAGGAGCTGTATTCCATTACTTAGGCCAGTATCTCTTTCATCCAACAAACTCTGTCTGGGGGCTAATTACCAGGTATTACAACACTTACTTAGCCAAAGCAGATGAAAAGATAGGCATCCAGATAAGAGTCCTCGAAACAGAAACTGGTCCTTTTAAGTATGTTCTGGATCAAGTTTTGGCTTGTGTAATGAAGGAGAATCTACTGCCACGAGTCAATGAGAAAGAAGATCTAATGGTTCCATATGGGAGACCTAAAAAAAGTAGAGCTGTCTTGATGACATCTTTAAACTCTGGATATTTTGAGGCAATAAGAGATATGTATTGGGAACATCCAACTATCACAGGAGAAGTGATTGAAGTATACCAGCCAAGCAATGAAGAGTACCAACATACTGAGAATCAGATGCACAACATGAAAGCATGGGCTGAAATTTATCTTCTGAGCTTGACAGATAAGTTGGTCACAAGCGCATGGTCAACTTTTGGTTATGTTGCCCAAAGTCTTGGAGGTCTGAAGCCATGGATACTTTATATGCCTGAGAATCGTACAGCACCAGATCCACCGTGTCAACATGCTTTGTCAATGGAACCATGTTTCCATGCCCCTCCAACTTATGACTGCAAAGAGAAGGGAGGGATTGACACCAGTAAACTTTCCCCTCATGTCCAGCATTGTGAAGATAGGAGCTGGGGTCTTAAACTTGTTGATGGAGACAATCGTTTGTGA